The Acidobacteriota bacterium genome has a segment encoding these proteins:
- a CDS encoding MauE/DoxX family redox-associated membrane protein codes for MVRNRTVLLVFRIVLGALFVCAGAAKALEPLAFAQNIRNYQLVGQSLSFAAALILPWLEILAGAFLAAGAWKRGAALVISALLVFFIALTVVTMARGLDVDCGCFGAVERKAGLGVIVEDLGMLYLGLCLLFEKAKGRVLIKSDSRG; via the coding sequence GTGGTCAGGAATAGGACCGTCCTTCTCGTCTTCCGGATCGTCCTCGGCGCCCTGTTCGTCTGCGCCGGCGCCGCCAAGGCCCTTGAGCCGCTCGCCTTCGCCCAGAACATCCGGAATTATCAGCTCGTGGGTCAATCCCTCTCCTTCGCCGCTGCTCTCATCCTGCCCTGGCTGGAGATCCTGGCCGGGGCGTTCCTTGCCGCGGGGGCCTGGAAGCGCGGCGCGGCCCTCGTCATCTCGGCCCTCCTCGTCTTTTTCATCGCCCTGACGGTCGTGACCATGGCCCGCGGCCTCGACGTCGATTGCGGCTGCTTCGGGGCCGTCGAGCGCAAGGCCGGCCTGGGCGTCATCGTCGAAGACCTGGGGATGCTCTATCTCGGGCTGTGCCTGCTGTTCGAAAAGGCGAAGGGGCGGGTCTTGATAAAGAGCGATTCCAGGGGATAA
- a CDS encoding rhodanese-like domain-containing protein produces MSEARRTLRQAAVLVGLSVAVAAAVHIPLIGRFARGEFRESFFPAAEYPGIRMVTLAEAEELWRTGQAVILDARAAGFFERGHVPGARNLPAAGAKGALPAGILEIPRDRTCLVYCEGGDCRSSLSLARRLHDAGFRDIRVFGGGWEEWTGAGLPEEKSGGQE; encoded by the coding sequence TTGAGCGAGGCCCGGCGGACGCTGCGGCAGGCCGCGGTCCTGGTCGGGTTGAGCGTCGCCGTCGCGGCGGCCGTCCATATCCCCCTCATCGGCCGCTTCGCCCGGGGGGAGTTCCGGGAGTCGTTCTTCCCGGCCGCCGAATATCCCGGCATCCGGATGGTCACCCTGGCCGAGGCCGAGGAGCTCTGGCGGACCGGGCAGGCCGTCATCCTGGACGCCCGGGCCGCCGGCTTCTTCGAACGGGGCCATGTCCCGGGGGCCCGGAACCTGCCGGCGGCCGGGGCGAAGGGCGCCCTTCCGGCCGGCATCCTCGAGATCCCACGGGACCGGACGTGTCTCGTCTACTGCGAGGGCGGCGACTGCCGATCGAGCCTGAGCCTGGCCAGGCGCCTGCATGACGCGGGCTTCCGCGACATCCGCGTCTTCGGCGGCGGCTGGGAGGAATGGACCGGGGCCGGGCTGCCGGAGGAGAAGAGCGGTGGTCAGGAATAG
- a CDS encoding pyridoxal phosphate-dependent aminotransferase: MNVSKRGREIQASPIRKLKPYADAAKAKGIKVFHLNIGDPDIPMPGPVLETFHRWDQPVLAYGPAQGFLELRQAVTGYFANYGIPLEADDVLITCGGSEAIHFTFSVIGDVGDEIIIPEPYYTNYNGYAAFAGLRIVPLPLSVENGFRLPAVEAIEARITPRTRAILLCSPNNPTGTVYTPEELDRVVALVRKHDLFLVGDEVYKEFIYDGLRHKSILEYEDIRDRAIVVDSISKRFSCCGARIGMIITRNKDIYAGALKFAQARLCPPSIEQMAALAAYNMPMSYFAGIRAEYDRRRNVLYDGLKDIPGVVIRKPEGAFYVIIRLPVKDVEHFAVWLLSDFSLDGKTVMIAPAPGFYSTPSQGTDEARLAYVINEPELREAVRVFKAALEKYRAVHG, from the coding sequence ATGAACGTGTCGAAGCGCGGCCGCGAGATCCAGGCGTCCCCGATCCGGAAGCTGAAACCCTATGCCGACGCGGCCAAGGCCAAAGGCATCAAGGTCTTCCACCTCAACATCGGCGACCCCGACATTCCCATGCCGGGGCCGGTCCTGGAGACCTTCCATCGCTGGGACCAACCCGTCCTGGCCTACGGGCCGGCCCAGGGCTTCCTCGAGCTGCGGCAGGCCGTCACCGGCTATTTCGCGAACTACGGCATCCCGCTGGAGGCGGACGACGTCCTCATCACCTGCGGCGGATCGGAGGCCATCCACTTCACCTTCTCCGTCATCGGCGACGTCGGCGACGAGATCATCATCCCCGAGCCGTACTATACGAACTACAACGGCTACGCGGCCTTCGCCGGCCTCCGGATCGTCCCGCTGCCCCTGTCGGTCGAGAACGGCTTCCGCCTGCCTGCGGTCGAGGCCATCGAGGCCCGCATCACCCCGCGGACCAGGGCCATCCTCCTCTGCTCGCCGAACAACCCGACCGGCACCGTCTACACGCCCGAGGAGCTCGACCGCGTCGTCGCCCTGGTCAGGAAGCACGACCTCTTCCTCGTCGGCGACGAGGTCTACAAGGAGTTCATCTACGACGGCCTCCGGCACAAGAGCATCCTCGAGTACGAGGACATCAGGGACCGGGCCATCGTCGTCGACAGCATCTCCAAGCGCTTCTCCTGCTGCGGCGCCCGGATCGGCATGATCATCACCCGCAACAAGGACATCTATGCGGGCGCCCTCAAGTTCGCCCAGGCCCGGCTCTGCCCTCCCTCGATCGAGCAGATGGCCGCCCTGGCCGCCTACAACATGCCCATGAGCTATTTCGCCGGGATCCGGGCCGAGTACGACCGCCGGCGCAACGTCCTTTACGACGGGCTCAAGGATATCCCCGGCGTCGTCATCCGCAAGCCGGAAGGGGCCTTCTACGTCATCATCCGCCTGCCGGTCAAGGACGTCGAGCATTTCGCCGTCTGGCTGCTCTCGGACTTTTCGCTCGACGGGAAGACGGTCATGATCGCCCCGGCGCCCGGCTTCTACTCGACACCGAGCCAGGGCACGGACGAGGCCCGCCTGGCCTACGTCATCAACGAGCCCGAGCTCCGCGAGGCCGTCCGCGTCTTCAAGGCGGCCCTCGAGAAGTACAGGGCGGTCCACGGCTGA
- a CDS encoding dihydroorotate dehydrogenase electron transfer subunit, with protein MTIERDARLREVQSWGSFFRFGIDAPAVGKDARPGQFVMVKVSDGTAPLLRRPLGIHDADAGGFDLFFSIVGRGTEALSRKAPGDRLDVIGALGKGFTMPAPAEGKTAYLVGGGRGIAPLYFLARELARAGARPIVFYGGRTRDEIPIRDRFERAGIEVRCSTDDGSFGFAGFVTALVDQELIKSRPAKVYACGPDRMMKALAGITARHAVPAEFSLESIMGCGIGACWGCVQRIRNESGDGWVKICEEGPVFPGERILWP; from the coding sequence ATGACGATCGAGAGAGACGCCCGCCTCCGCGAGGTCCAGAGCTGGGGGAGTTTCTTCCGGTTCGGGATCGACGCTCCGGCCGTGGGGAAGGACGCCCGGCCGGGCCAGTTCGTCATGGTCAAGGTTTCCGACGGGACGGCCCCCCTGCTCCGCCGGCCGCTCGGCATCCACGACGCGGACGCCGGCGGCTTCGATCTCTTCTTCAGCATCGTCGGCCGGGGCACCGAGGCCCTGTCGCGCAAGGCCCCGGGCGACCGCCTCGACGTCATCGGCGCGCTCGGAAAGGGGTTCACGATGCCGGCCCCGGCCGAAGGGAAGACGGCCTATCTCGTCGGCGGCGGCCGGGGCATCGCCCCGCTCTACTTCCTGGCCCGCGAGCTGGCCCGGGCCGGGGCCCGGCCGATCGTCTTCTACGGCGGGCGGACGCGGGACGAGATACCCATCCGGGACCGGTTCGAGCGGGCCGGGATCGAGGTCCGATGCTCGACCGACGACGGCAGCTTCGGCTTCGCCGGCTTCGTGACCGCGCTCGTCGACCAGGAGCTGATCAAGTCCAGGCCCGCCAAGGTCTACGCCTGCGGCCCGGACCGGATGATGAAGGCCCTGGCCGGCATCACGGCCCGGCACGCCGTCCCGGCCGAGTTTTCGCTCGAGTCGATCATGGGCTGCGGCATCGGCGCCTGCTGGGGCTGCGTCCAGCGGATCCGGAACGAGAGCGGCGACGGCTGGGTCAAGATCTGCGAGGAAGGCCCGGTCTTCCCCGGGGAGCGCATCCTATGGCCGTGA
- a CDS encoding dihydroorotate dehydrogenase has translation MAVTTRPVDLTADLGFLRLRNPVLTASGTFGYGLEFEPYLDLAKLGGIVVKGLYYHPREGNPPPRLVETPSGLINAIGLQGVGVEAFAAKVLPRLRAIDTAVIVNVCGADDDEYAAVVEFLDAQEGIAAYELNISCPNVKKEGACPALAPEPTFELVKLVKSVSRRPLITKLSPNVTSIIEIAQAAAEAGTDAVALVNTFLAMAIDLETRRPRLGNVYGGLSGPAIKPIALRMVHQVASRLTVPVIGLGGIMTGADALEFLVAGAAAVEVGTASFVDPDAAARIIGEIVSWCEAHGVAAVRDLVGTLAVP, from the coding sequence ATGGCCGTGACGACAAGGCCGGTCGACCTGACCGCGGACCTGGGCTTCCTCCGGCTCCGCAATCCCGTCCTGACGGCCAGCGGCACGTTCGGCTACGGCCTCGAGTTCGAGCCCTACCTGGACCTGGCCAAGCTCGGCGGCATCGTCGTCAAGGGGCTCTACTATCATCCCCGGGAGGGCAACCCCCCGCCGCGCCTGGTCGAGACGCCGAGCGGCCTCATCAACGCCATCGGCCTCCAGGGCGTCGGCGTCGAGGCCTTCGCCGCCAAGGTCCTGCCCAGGCTGAGGGCGATCGACACGGCCGTCATCGTCAACGTCTGCGGCGCGGACGACGACGAGTACGCCGCGGTCGTCGAGTTCCTGGACGCGCAAGAAGGCATCGCCGCCTACGAGCTGAACATCTCCTGCCCCAACGTCAAGAAGGAAGGGGCCTGCCCGGCCCTCGCCCCGGAGCCGACCTTCGAGCTCGTGAAGCTGGTCAAGTCGGTGAGCCGGCGCCCCCTCATCACCAAGCTTTCGCCCAACGTCACCTCGATCATCGAGATCGCCCAGGCGGCCGCGGAGGCCGGGACGGACGCGGTGGCCCTGGTCAACACGTTCCTGGCCATGGCCATCGACCTCGAGACGCGCCGGCCCAGGCTCGGCAACGTCTACGGCGGGCTGAGCGGGCCGGCCATCAAGCCCATCGCCCTGCGCATGGTCCACCAGGTCGCGTCGCGGCTCACGGTGCCGGTCATCGGCCTGGGCGGCATCATGACCGGCGCGGACGCCCTGGAGTTCCTCGTCGCCGGGGCGGCCGCCGTCGAGGTCGGGACGGCGAGCTTCGTCGATCCGGACGCCGCCGCGCGGATCATCGGCGAGATCGTGAGCTGGTGCGAGGCCCACGGCGTCGCGGCCGTCCGCGACCTGGTCGGGACGCTGGCCGTTCCGTAA
- the pyrF gene encoding orotidine-5'-phosphate decarboxylase, with translation MALSNADRIIIALDVQTREEGSALVGRLRDARTFKVGLELFTAEGPALFRKLKVLRKDIFLDLKLHDIPNTVSGAVRSALKHGVQMMTLHASGGREMMARAAETARAAAEAAKGPKPLLLGVTVLTSLKGADLEEVGQGADVASQVVRLAGLAKASGLDGVVCSPQEIEVLRREYGRDLVIVTPGIRPVWAAAQDQKRIMTPADAVARGADYLVIGRPITGAPSPNEAFLRIVEELDQSRP, from the coding sequence ATGGCCCTCTCCAACGCGGACCGCATCATCATCGCCCTCGACGTCCAGACCAGGGAAGAGGGCAGCGCCCTGGTCGGGCGCCTCCGGGACGCCCGGACCTTCAAGGTCGGGCTGGAGCTGTTCACCGCCGAGGGGCCGGCCCTGTTCCGCAAGCTCAAGGTCCTGCGCAAGGACATCTTCCTCGACCTCAAGCTGCACGACATCCCCAACACCGTGTCCGGGGCCGTCCGTTCGGCCCTGAAGCACGGCGTCCAGATGATGACCCTCCACGCCTCGGGCGGCCGGGAGATGATGGCCAGGGCGGCCGAAACGGCCCGGGCCGCGGCCGAAGCGGCCAAGGGCCCCAAGCCCCTTCTCCTCGGGGTCACGGTCCTGACCAGCCTCAAGGGCGCGGATCTGGAGGAGGTCGGGCAGGGGGCCGATGTGGCCTCCCAGGTCGTGCGCCTGGCCGGACTGGCCAAGGCCTCGGGCCTGGACGGCGTCGTCTGTTCCCCCCAGGAGATCGAGGTCCTGCGCCGGGAGTACGGGCGCGACTTGGTCATCGTCACGCCGGGCATCCGGCCCGTCTGGGCGGCCGCCCAGGACCAGAAGAGGATCATGACCCCGGCCGACGCCGTGGCCAGGGGAGCGGATTATCTCGTCATCGGGCGGCCCATCACCGGGGCGCCCTCGCCGAACGAGGCCTTCCTCCGGATCGTCGAGGAGCTAGATCAGAGCCGGCCGTAG
- a CDS encoding Yip1 family protein: MDIIQRVQSILLKPREEWVRIKAEPATPAGLFPSYIMVLAAIPPAFQFLGNVLVGKRLPLVGVFRWPIGRALGYAVVSYVLALVTVYLFALIIDELAPTFSSPKNMTAALKLAAYSMTPGWVAGVLFIVPGLWALGLVASLYGLYLLYLGFETPMMETPKDKIPGYMIVSVLVVLALSIVFNLIVKGIFAVRYGRL, from the coding sequence ATGGATATCATCCAGAGGGTCCAGTCCATTCTTCTGAAACCACGGGAGGAATGGGTCAGGATCAAGGCTGAGCCGGCCACCCCGGCCGGCCTGTTCCCGTCCTACATCATGGTCCTGGCCGCCATCCCGCCGGCTTTCCAGTTCCTCGGCAACGTGCTCGTGGGCAAGCGCTTGCCTCTCGTCGGGGTCTTCCGCTGGCCGATCGGCCGGGCCCTCGGCTACGCCGTCGTCTCCTATGTCCTGGCGCTCGTCACGGTCTATCTGTTCGCCCTGATCATCGACGAGCTGGCCCCGACCTTCTCCTCGCCCAAGAACATGACCGCCGCCCTGAAGCTGGCCGCCTACAGCATGACGCCCGGCTGGGTGGCCGGGGTCCTGTTCATCGTCCCCGGCCTGTGGGCCCTGGGCCTCGTGGCCAGCCTGTACGGCCTGTACCTGCTCTACCTGGGATTCGAGACGCCGATGATGGAGACGCCCAAGGACAAGATCCCGGGCTACATGATCGTGAGCGTCCTCGTGGTCCTGGCCTTGTCGATCGTCTTCAACCTGATCGTCAAGGGGATCTTCGCGGTCCGCTACGGCCGGCTCTGA
- a CDS encoding D-alanine--D-alanine ligase family protein, producing the protein MSKKITVGLIFGGRSAEHEVSLVSASAVHKNLPRDKFDVRSIYITRGGRWKAVEAPSAGPGDLEAGPDFSFLPWESAPAADRPFADIYFPVLHGPFGEDGTIQGLLELAGVPYVGAGVTGSAVGMDKSVSKSVLRDHGLPVVPCATVREIDWGRDRAASLRRVRRALPLPVFVKPSNLGSSVGITKVMEAAGLAAALDTAFRYDATALVEKGVAGRELELSVLGNDEPEASLPGEIIPHNEFYDYADKYLEGKTGFVIPAKLGAKTTARVQALGIAAFKALAASGLARVDFFLERGTGRLYVNEINTIPGFTEISMYPKLWAASGLPFPRLLERLVALGFERHASRKACLERDR; encoded by the coding sequence ATGTCCAAAAAAATCACCGTCGGCCTGATCTTCGGGGGGCGCTCGGCCGAACACGAGGTTTCCCTGGTCTCGGCGTCCGCCGTCCATAAAAACCTGCCCCGGGACAAGTTCGACGTCCGCTCGATCTACATCACCCGGGGGGGCCGGTGGAAGGCGGTCGAGGCCCCGTCGGCCGGCCCCGGGGACCTCGAGGCGGGGCCGGACTTCTCCTTCCTGCCGTGGGAGTCCGCCCCGGCCGCGGACCGGCCGTTCGCCGACATCTATTTCCCGGTCCTCCACGGGCCCTTCGGCGAGGACGGGACGATCCAGGGCCTGCTCGAGCTGGCCGGAGTCCCCTATGTCGGGGCCGGGGTCACGGGCTCGGCCGTGGGCATGGACAAATCCGTGTCCAAATCGGTCCTCCGCGACCACGGCCTCCCGGTCGTGCCCTGCGCGACCGTCCGGGAGATCGACTGGGGCCGGGACCGCGCGGCCAGCCTGCGCCGCGTCCGCCGGGCCCTGCCGCTGCCCGTCTTTGTCAAGCCCTCCAACCTGGGCTCGAGCGTCGGCATCACCAAGGTCATGGAGGCGGCCGGGCTCGCGGCCGCCCTGGACACGGCCTTCCGCTACGATGCGACGGCCCTGGTCGAGAAAGGCGTCGCCGGCCGCGAGCTCGAGCTGAGCGTCCTCGGCAACGACGAGCCTGAGGCCTCGCTCCCCGGCGAGATCATCCCCCACAACGAGTTCTACGACTACGCCGACAAGTACCTCGAGGGCAAGACCGGATTCGTCATCCCGGCGAAGCTCGGGGCGAAGACAACGGCCAGGGTCCAGGCGCTGGGCATCGCCGCCTTCAAGGCACTGGCCGCCTCGGGCCTGGCCCGGGTCGACTTCTTCCTGGAGAGGGGCACCGGCCGTCTCTACGTCAACGAGATCAACACCATCCCCGGCTTCACCGAGATCAGCATGTACCCCAAGCTCTGGGCCGCCTCGGGCCTGCCCTTCCCCCGGCTGCTCGAGCGGCTCGTGGCGCTCGGCTTCGAGCGCCACGCGAGCCGCAAGGCCTGCCTCGAAAGGGACCGCTGA
- the ruvX gene encoding Holliday junction resolvase RuvX: protein MRILGIDYGDRHIGLALSDPLLITAQPLGAYTPSGRASVDGQYFRDLVARHDVGEIVLGNPLRMDGSSGTRAEKTRSFAAWLEKTVGRPVTLLDERLTTRQALKTLDDEKLRGRKKKEWEDQIAAVIILSTYLERKRGTDDVPEGR, encoded by the coding sequence ATGCGGATCCTGGGGATCGATTACGGCGACCGGCACATCGGCCTGGCCCTGAGCGATCCGCTCCTGATCACCGCGCAGCCGCTCGGCGCCTACACGCCCAGCGGCCGCGCGAGCGTCGACGGGCAGTACTTCCGGGACCTCGTGGCCCGGCACGACGTCGGCGAGATCGTCCTGGGCAACCCCCTGCGCATGGACGGCAGCTCCGGGACAAGGGCCGAGAAAACGAGGTCGTTCGCGGCCTGGCTGGAGAAGACCGTCGGCAGGCCGGTGACGCTCCTGGACGAGCGCCTGACGACGCGCCAGGCCCTCAAGACCCTCGACGACGAGAAGCTCCGCGGCCGGAAGAAGAAGGAGTGGGAGGACCAGATCGCCGCGGTCATCATCCTCTCGACCTATCTCGAGAGGAAGCGCGGAACGGACGATGTTCCTGAAGGCCGTTAG